In Candidatus Devosia phytovorans, the DNA window CGGTTTCAAGACCGGTGAGTACGTCGTCTATCCGGCGCATGGCGTCGGTGTGATCGTCTCGATCGAGGAACAGGAAGTTGCCGGACTGACCCTTGAACTGTTCGTCATCAGTTTCGAACAGGATAAGCTGACCCTTCGCGTTCCCGTTGCCAAGATCAAGTCCGTCGGCATGCGCAAGCTGGCCGAAGAGGACATGGTGACCCAGGCCCTGACCACCGTTACCGGTCGCGCGCGCGTCAAGCGCACCATGTGGTCGCGTCGTGCCCAGGAATATGAAGCCAAGATCAATTCGGGCGACCTGATCGCCATTTCCGAAGTCGTGCGCGATCTCTATCGCTCCGAAGAGCAGCCCGAGCAGTCCTATTCGGAACGCCAGCTGTTCGAACAGGCCATGGATCGCATGAGCCGCGAAATCGGTGCCGTCAACAAGCTGACGCTGACCGAAGCCGTGCAGCTGATCGAAAAGAACCTGGCCAAGTCGCCCAAGCGCACCAAGGCTGATGCCGAGCCGGAAGGCGACGAAGAAGCTGCCTAATCTTTCAGCTTCAACGACATGAACATTGGGCCGGTGGAAACACCGGCCCTTTTTCGCATTTTGGGGTCCGAAGTGACACTCGATGCTAACAGTCTGCTAGCCAATTGGGCCGGATGGGCCTCCGGATTGAAGCTGGTGCTACTCAGATCTTGCCCAGAACATCGCCCAGCCGGCTCGTGGCACTACCGGGCTTGAGCGGTTGCTGCTGGCTTTCATGCGGCACCCAGCCGGAGAGCCAGATGATTTCCAGCGTCGCGCGGATACGGCCGTCGGCATCGCCGTCGCGGGCTGCATAGGCTTCGGCTGCGGCCGCCAAGAGGGTGGGCGTCGCCAGGCGTTTTGGTCGGTCCATCAGGGGGTTGGAGGCGCCGAGTGCCTTGAGTTCGGCCATCAGGGCGAAGGGGCTGGCATAGCGCACGACATGGGTTTCGACATCGGCGACGGGCAGGGCAAGGCCGGCGCGCTGCAGCAGGGCGCCGGCATCGCGCACCTGGATCATCGGCGCCACCCGCGCCGCCGCGCCGCCCCATATCTCTATGTCAGCGCTGAGGAAAGCCTCGCGCAATTCAGTCAGCGTCTCGCCGCCCAGCGCTGCCACCATCAGCAGGCCGTCGGGCGCCAGATGCTTCCGCAAGCGCGCCAGATAGCCAGGCACGTCATTGATCGCCTGCAGCTCCAGCAGCGAGACAATCAGATGATAGTTTTCCCCGCTCAGCGGGGGCATGTCATCATGGCTGTCGAAGGCCCTGTAGCGCTCAAAGGTAAAGCTGGCGCTGGCGGTGCGGCCTGACGACGGGAGTTTTTCGAGATCGGGGCCAATAATGGCGGCCCTGGAGAAATCGCGGATCAGCGCGGCCAGCCTATCCTCGAGATCGGCTAGAATGAGATCGGTAACGAAGTCGCTGGTTTCCGTACGCCGCGCCAGGTGGCGGGCGATCAGGGGCTTGTCGAAAATGGCGGGCGGCTGGGTCATGTCGATCTTGCGGCCAGATGGGGCTGTGGCACTATCTGCCTTATGGAGAGGCATGAGGGGCTTGTCAAAACCGGTCTTTGGGCCAGCGGCCTGGCGCGTGGTGCGCAGACGCTGGGCAACATGCTGCTCGACCTCGCCTATCCGCCTGTCTGCCTCAATTGCGAGGCGCCGATCGCAACGGCAGACGGGCTTTGCGGACCGTGTTTTACAAGGCTCCGACCAATCACCGCGCCGCTCTGTCCGATCATGGGCCTGCCCTTTGAAATCTCCCTAGGGCCAGGCGCGCTCTCCGCAGAGGCCCTGGCCGATCCGCCGCCTTTCGGGCGGGCGCGGGCAGCGGTGATCTACAATGAGGTGGCGCGCACGCTGGTCTCCCGCCTCAAATATGGCGACCGGCCCGAGCTGGCGCGCTTTTGTGCGCGGTTGATGGCTGGTGCTGGGCATGAATTGTGGGCCGGCGAACCGGTGCTGGTGCCGGTGCCGCTGCATCCGGCGCGGCAGCGCGAGCGGCGCTATAACCAGTCGGCGGAGCTGGCGCAGGCCCTCGGCAGGCTCACCCGGCTCCGGGTCGATCCCCTGTTGGTGCGGCGTATTCGCAAGACGCGACAACAGGTTGGTCTATCTGGCGATGGCCGCCAGCGGAACGTCGCCGGTGCCTTTGCCGTTCACCCCGGCATGCTGGCACGGATCAAAGGTCGCCGCGTGGTTGTGGTGGACGATGTCTATACGACGGGCGCCACGACCAAGGCGGTGACACGGGCCTTGCGCAAGGCGGGCGTTGAATCCATTGACGTGATGACCTTTGCCCGCGTTGTCATCGGGGCAGAACTGCCCATATAAGAATAACCGCCTCTTCTCGAAGGAGAATTTCAGATGGCCAAGATTGAAATCTATACGACGCCGACCTGCCCCTATTGTCACGCCGCCAAGTCGCTGCTCAATGAAAAGGGTGCTGACTATACCGAAATTACCGTGCTTGATCCCGACCTGCGCGCCGCGATGACCCAGCGCGCGCATGGCCGCCGCACCGTGCCGCAGATCTTTATCGGCGAGACACATGTCGGTGGTTATGATGATATGGCTGCGCTCGACCGCGAAGGCGGCCTCGACAAGCTGCTGGCGTCGTAGCCTTCCATGAAAATCGCTGCCATCCAGATGCGGTCCGGGCTTGACCCCGAGGCCAATCTTGCGGCCCTCGAGCCCATGCTGGCCGAGGCCGCCGCGGCCGGCGTCACCTATGCGCTGACACCGGAAGTGACGGTTATCTTTCCGGAAAATCGCGAGCAGCTCAAAAGCGTTGCCGCGCCTTTCGAGGATCATCCGCAGCTGCGCCGCATTGGCGAACTGGCCAGGCAGCACAACATGTTCGTCCATATCGGCTCGCTTGCCGTGCCGCTGGAGGATGGCCGCTTTGCCAATCGCTCGGTGCTGTTCGGGCCCGATGGCGCGATTGTTGATACCTATGACAAGATCCATCTGTTCGATGCCGATATTGCCGGGCTCAATGCCTACCGCGAAAGTGCCACCTATGCCGGAGGCGAGCGGGCGGTAACGGCGAAACTGGGTGAATTCACCCTGGGCATGTCGATCTGCTACGACATGCGTTTTCCCAAGCTTTACAATAGCCTCGCCAATGCTGGAGCAAACCTGATCGCCGTGCCGGCGGCCTTTACCGTGCCGACGGGGCAGGCACATTGGCATGTGCTGCTGCGTGCCCGCGCCATCGAAACAGGCTCCTATGTCATTGCCGCGGCGCAGGGTGGCCATCATCCCAATGGCCGTGCCACCTATGGCCATTCGCTGGTGATCGATCCCTGGGGCCGCATCATCGCCGAACTGGAGCATGACGAACCAGGCGTGCTGCTGGCCGAAATTGGCGTGGATCATGTGGCCGACGCGCGGGCGCGCATACCGGCTCTGGCCAATGCGCGAAACTTTGCCCTGCCCGAGACGTTGCAGGACTAGGTAATCGACCTATATCCTTCCCAACAGCGCCGCCCGGCGCATGAGACTTGTCGATCGTGATCCAATATTCCCTCCATTGCTCCAAAGGGCACCGCTACGACGCCTGGTTCAGGAATGCTGCGGCATTCGATGAACAGCAGGCCCGGGGCATCGTGACCTGCGCCGTCTGCGGCGATGGTACGGTGGAGAAAGCGCTAATGGCCCCGGCTGTGGCGCGCACTGATGGCAACAGGGTTTCCCTGAGTTCGTCCAATCCCGATCTCGCAAAATTCCGCGAATTGCTGCGCGAGTATCGTCAGAAGGTCAAGAGCCAATCCGACTATGTTGGCGACCGATTTGCCGAGGAAGCGCGGAAAATCCATTTCGAGGAAGTGGAACGACGCGACATCTATGGCGAAGCCACGCGCGACGAGGTCCTGGCCCTTGCCGAAGATGGTGTCGAGTTTATGCCGCTGCCAGGCCTGCCGGACGAGCACAACTAATCCCGGGCTACCCATGCCCGGCGGGAACCTCGCGTTCCCATCCTTCCGAGCGCCACTCCCGGCGCGCAAACCGGAGATATTGCTATGACCACTCGTGATGCAGCCCTTTCGGGCACGTTCGCCATTGGCGGTGACCTTACGGTCAACCGCCTCGGTTTTGGCGCCATGCGCATTACCGGCAAGGGCATCTGGGGTCCGCCAGAGGATCCCGAAGAGGCAAAGGCGACGTTGCGCCGCCTGCCCGAGCTCAATGTCAACTTCGTCGATACGGCCGAAAGCTATGGCCCCTATGTCAGCGAAGAGCTGATCGGGGAGGTGCTGGCGCCCTATGCCAAGGGCACGATCGTCGCCACCAAGAGCGGGCTGACCCGCCATGGTCCCGATGTCTGGCCTCAGCTCGGCCGGCCTGAATTCCTGCGTCAGGGCGCCATCCAGAGCCTGCGCCGTCTCAAGGTCGATGTCATCGACCTTTGGCAGCTGCATCGCATCGACGCCAAGGTGCCGGCGCGGGAGCAGTTCGAGACCATTGCCCAGCTGCAGAAGGATGGCATCATCCGCCATGCCGGCCTCAGCGAGGTCAGCGTCGAAGAGATCAAGGAAGCCAGCAAGTATTTCAAGGTGACCACAGTCCAGAACATGTACAATCTCGTCAGCCGCAAGGCCGAGGATGTGCTGGATTACTGCGAGGCCAATGGCATCGGCTTCATTCCATGGCGTCCGATCGACGGCGGCAATCTTGAGAGCACCAGCGCCGAGTTCAAGGCGATCATGGACAGGCATGACGCTTCCGCCAGCCAGCTGGCGCTGGCCTGGATGCTGAAGCGCTCGCCGGTCATGCTGCCCATTCCGGGCACCGGCAAGGTCAAGCATCTGGAAGAAAACGTCGCCGCCGCGGCCATCGAGCTCAGCGACGACGAGTTCCAGACCCTCGACCGGATCGGCAAGCAGGGCTAGCTCGCCGCCAGACGTACTGAAGTACCCCAAGGGTCGGCAGCGATGAGGTCGCTGCCGGCCTCTGCCATGTCCACGCCCGCTTCGGCCAGCCGCTGGCGGATGGGTTCGAGCAGCGTGGCGTCATCAAACTGCAGGGTGAATTCGGCCAGCCCGGTTTTCAGCCGGTCGCGCGGCCCCGCGCCCTCGCTTTGCCAGGTATTGACCGCCACATGATGGTGGTAGCGCCCTGATGACATGAAGGCTGCGCCGTTGCGGCCGCGCACGATATCAAGCCCAAGCGCGCCATTGTAGAAGGCGGTGGCCGTTTCGATCTCGCCGGCGCGCAGATGGATATGGCCGATCCGCGTGGCTTCGGGCGCGCCGGTGAAAGTATCGACATTGGTGTTGGTGAGCTGGAACAGGCTTTCCACATCGAGCGCTTCGCTACCCATCACCACCTGGTCGCCCGCCCAGGTCCAGCTGTCCGGCGCGCGATCGGCATAGACTTCCACGCCATTGCCTTCCGGGTCGTCGAGATAGACGGCCTCGCTCACCAGATGATCGGCAAAGCCGGTCAGCGGCACATCCATCATGGCGACATGCACCAGCCAGCGCGCCAGCTCCGTGCGCGAGGGCATGAGGAAAGCCGTATGATAAAGCCCGGCCTCGCTGGGAGCGGAGAAGGGCGCTTCCGGCGCCGACAGCAGGGTCAGCAGCGTGGTGTCGCCGACGCCCAATGCCACCTCGTCGTTGCTTTCGCGCAAAACCTTGAGGCCGATGACCAGCTGATAATATTGCTTCATCAGGTCGATGTTGCGGGCGCGCAGGGTGACGTCGCGCACATGGATCGGTGCCTCGGTGGCTACGGTGACCTCGGGCGTCGGCGCCAGCAGCGCAAAGCCCTCGGCGCGCAAAGCATTGGTCAGCGCGGCGCTGGCGGTGGTCACGCCGGCGAGGCGCAGGAGGTGGCGGCGGGAAATCTTCGACATGCTGACGCTCATGCAAATGGTGTTGGCCATGGCTAACACGGGTGCGTGAGCTTGGGGCCTGACAAGCGCGTGTGCCAGTACGATCGCGCGCAAACGCAGCGTTCGCCGGGCAGGATATATCGATGTCGGGGGAGGTTAGAGTCGGTCCGATAGGGAGGGTGGAATCCCCGCTATCGAACCTGACCAGTCCAGCTGTCTTGGCAGACCGCTGGGTGGCTGGGCGGGGCTTTAGCACCGGCATTTCGGCTTGGCGACAGAAATGTCGTCATCTCGTCACAAATCTTGTCTGTTCTGAGCAGGTCTATTTCAGCGTCAACCCATTGTCCGGTCTCGTATGCCCTTATCACGCCGTCACTTTCTTGGCCTTGCGGGAGCTGCCCTTTTCACTCCGGCCCTCGCCAAGGAGAAGATATTGCACGCCTATAATATCGAGATGCTGCACCAGAGCATTGGCGAGGGCGATCCTCGCGGCGATGGCTGGGCTTTCGGCCTGCCGCCAGGCATCAGCCCGGCGCAATGGCCGCTCGATCCTAACAACGGCTATCCGCTCAATCACGGTTTCACTATCCGCCTGCCCGAGGATTATCGCGTGCATGGGCCCGATATCGTCGCGCTCAGTTTTTTCGCGGTGGCCTTCGACCACAATGACGGCATGCCGCTCACCGCGCCCAGGGTGCGAGCGTTTTTCGACGAGGTCGATCCACAAAAGCCGAGCGATCCGTTCCTTGTGCCCTTCTGGGAGGCGCGGCAGGGGGAGCATCCGCGTCTGCACCGCATGAAGGACATTCTAGATCTTGAATATGCGGTCATCCTGCTGACCGAAAAAGAGTTCAACGGGCCCTTCACCTGGCCGCCGCGCTTCGACGGCAATCCGCACCTTGTCGAGGTTCCGACGCCCGCCTGGATGGATCATGGCTCGGCTTCTGCCTTCTGGGATGCGAGCTACATCATGGGGCCGATGCCGCCGGAGGACTATTTCGTCTACAAGCAGCTGGGCGGCATTCCCGATCCTGGCCTGGCATTCAACCGCGCCATCAGGATCACGACCCGCAACGAGGATCCCAATGCCGGTGTTGCGCCGGACGAGTTTGGCGACAACGGCTACCAGCGCGAATATTACTGGGAAGGCGGCGTCGTCGAGACGGAGAATTACCGTCTGCACAAATGGGTCAAAAGCCACCTGCCCAACCATATCGGCGGCACAATGCGCCCCATCCAGGGCTTCCCCGATTTCAGCCCCTATCACTTAGGCTTTGAAGAATATTTCGGCGGCTACAACTTCGGTGGCGGCAATGCCCAGCTCGATTTTAAGGACATGAAGTTCGACTGGGCGCAGTGAGTTTATAGCGTCTGTCCGGTCACCGGGTCATCTCCGCCCACGGTGTCATCCCGGCCTTGAGCCGGGATCCATCCGCAGATGGTTGTCTTGCCGCAAGGCCGCCGTCGCTATCGCCACCACCCTGCAGCTGCGGCTTGATCTCAAGATGGGCCCCGGCTCAAGGCCGGGGTGACATCGAGTTTGAGGCGCTGCCGGAGAAAACCGAACCTAATTCCACAGCTTGTCGATGGCCTTGGTGTCGCGCACGGCACCCTTTGATGCCGAGGTCACCAGAGCGGCGTAGGCCTTGAGGGCCGTCGTCACGTTGCGCTTGCGCGGCTTGGCTGGCTTCCAGCCGAGCTTGTCCTGTTCGGCGCGGCGGGTGGCCAGTTCGGCGTCGCTGACCAGCACGTTGACGGTGCGGTTGGGGATATCGATCTCGACAATATCGCCCTCGCGCACGAGGCCGATGGCGCCGCCTTCGGCAGCTTCGGGCGATGCGTGGCCGATGGAAAGGCCCGAGGTGCCCCCGGAGAAACGGCCGTCGGTGAGGAGGGCACAGGCCTTGCCGAGGCCTTTCGACTTCAGATAGCTCGTCGGGTAGAGCATTTCCTGCATGCCTGGTCCGCCGCGCGGGCCTTCGTAGCGGATCACCAGCACGTCGCCGGCCTTGATCTCGTTGCTGAGAATGGCTTTCACCGTCGCATCCTGGCTCTCGAAGACGCGGGCCGGACCGGTGAACTTGAGGATGGATTCATCGACACCGGCGGTCTTCACGATGCAGCCGTCGAGCGCGATATTGCCCTTGAGCACTGCGAGGCCGCCGTCCTTGGAGAAGGGCGTTTCGGCCGAGCGAATGACGCCGTTCTGGCGATCGAGATCGAGTTCGGCCCAGCGGTTGGATTGGGAGAAAGCCTGGGTGGTGCGCACGCCGCCGGGGGCGGCCATGTAGAAATTGCGCACGCTTTCCGAATTGGTGCGGGAAATGTCCCACTTGTCGATGGCGTCACCCATGGTCGCGGCATGGACGGTGGGTTCGCTGCGATTGATCAGGCCGGCGCGATCGAGCTGACCCAGGATGGCGAAGATGCCGCCGGCACGGTGTACGTCTTCCATATGCACGTCATTTTTAGCGGGCGCGACCTTGGAGAGCACCGGCACCTTGAGGCTCAAGCGGTTGATGTCGTCCATGGTGAAATCGACGCCGCCTTCATAGGCAGCGGCCAGGATATGCAGCACGGTGTTGGTCGAGCCACCCATGGAAATGTCGAGCGCCATGGCGTTTTCGAAGGCGGCCTTGGTGGCGATGGAGCGTGGCAGGACCGAAGCGTCGTCCTGCTCATACCAGCGGCGGGCCAGGTCGACGATCAGATGGCCGGCTTCCTGGAACAGGCGCTTGCGGTCCGAATGGGTGGCGAGCGTGGAACCGTTGCCGGGCAGGCTCAGACCCAGCGCTTCGGTCAGGCAGTTCATCGAGTTGGCGGTGAACATGCCCGAGCAGGAGCCGCAAGTGGGGCAGGCGGCTTCTTCCACGGCCTGCACTTCCTCGTCGGTATAATGTTCGTCGGCGGCCATCACCATGGCGTCGACCAGGTCGAGGGCCTGCAGCTTGCCCTTGATCATCGCTTTGCCGGCTTCCATGGGGCCACCGGAGACAAAGACCACGGGGATGTTGAGCCGCATGGCGGCGTTGAGCATGCCGGGGGTGATCTTGTCACAATTGGAAATGCAGACCATGGCATCGGCGGTATGAGCATTGACCATATATTCCACCGAGTCCGCGATGATGTCGCGGCTGGGCAGCGAATAGAGCATGCCGTCATGGCCCATGGCGATGCCGTCATCGACCGCGATGGTGTTGAATTCCTTGGCAACGCCACCGGCCGCCTCGATCTCGCGGGCGACCAACTGGCCGAGATCTTTCAGATGCACATGGCCGGGAACGAACTGGGTGAAGCTGTTGACGACGGCGATGATGGGCTTGCCGAAATCGCCGTCCTTCATGCCCGTGGCGCGCCAGAGGCCACGCGCGCCGGCCATGTTGCGGCCATGGGTGGTGGTGCGGGAACGATATGCGGGCATGACACAATCCTCGAAGGTCTGACGCGATTAGACACGCGTTGTTTGGCCTTTCTTAGACCCATTCCAGAATCGGATCAATGCAAACCGTACCCGCGGGTACGGTTTGTTGCTGCATCGTCATCGCTGCTCGCGCGTTGGCTTGCACGGACAGAGGAGCATTTCATGGCTGAACAGCGAAATTATCGACAGGTAGGGATCGGGGAGGCCAATCTCGAAGCGGTGACGGTGGGGATCGAGAAAGGGATGGATGGCGGGCTCAAGGCCGCTGTCTGGTGGGAGGCGGTGGGCGATGTTGATGCCGACGAGGCCGAGTTTGACGATGTGCTGGCGGCGCTTGCAGCGGCCGAGGCGGCGCGGGAGTTACACGGGCTCAAGGAAGTGGTGATTGCCCTTCAGGAAGACATCACCTGGCAGGCGCAATGGGGCGCGCTCGACGTCCGCAACAAGGAGCCGATCGGCGATATCAGGCCGACCGATCTTTCGAGCGATGAAGCCTATGAGCTGGCCGCAGGGATCGAGGAGCAGCGGGACGCCTGAGACAAAAAGTCCGTGCGGCGCAGGTGCGCCACACGGACAAGGAAGGTAGTTAGGTCGAAACCACCGACCCCCAGATAAGCACAGACATGCCTCTTGCGGTGGAATTTATTGCGTAGATCGCTGAATTTCTGCGACCTGTGCGCGAGTTAGCTGCCACCAGCGATCATTGGCCGACATCATGCTGGCAATGAAATAGTCGGCGTGACGCCAGAGTTCGGGGGTCAGTTCGATGTCATTGCCACCGTTGCCATAGCGCCGCAGCAGTCCAGAACTCTCCAACGCTGCCAGCAGATTGCGAATATGGGTCCGCGAGGTGTCGATGCGTTCCGAAGCCGCCGCATAGCTCAGCGACACTCGGGAAGGATCGCCTCCGGCCAAGGCCCGCTGAAGATAAAGAAAGATGATCTTGGCCCCATCCTGCCGCATCACGAAGCCCACCAGCGGATTGACCTTGGTGTCCAGAACGTCGAAGGCCTTTTCATGCAGGTCGTTGCTGATGGCGCGGTGCACCTGGCGATGCAGGGGCTCGTGCGCAAACATTGCGTCATAGTCCCGGCTGTCGGGCCGCAACACGGCGAGCGCACGGGTATGGTTGTCGTGCCAGGCGCAATCTTCGGCAACCATGCGTTGCGTCGGTCGCACCAGGCGGACCCGCTTGTCGGCCGGTGCCACCTGCAGCTCGATCAGGCCGATCTGGCGCATGCGTGCCAGCATCTCGTCGGTGCTGCGGTCACTGGCAAGGCCGAAGTTTGCGAAGCTTTCGCGAATGCGGTTGATCGTCGGCCAGTCTTTTCGGGCCTCGCCGCGTGCCTCGTAGATGGCGATGACGAGATTGAACAGCACGAGCCCCGCAACATCCTGCATGACGCGACTTATGGCAGGGTCGGGACTGTGGCTCTGGACCAGGACCTGAATGTAACAATCACGCGCCTGAGGCCAGCGCGGATGGGCGAGGATCTGTTCTGTCGAAAGGAAGGTGATCTGCGCGAGAAGGGACGAAATGCCTGTGCCGTCACGCTCCGCTGCAGGCGCGCCCGCCTTGAATTGATCCGAAGTCATGATGTTCCGCCTGGCCCCAGTGACCAGACGGTAGCGGCGCTAAATTGGGCTGCCAATAAAGGATTTGATTGACAAAATCTCAGTTGTTTATGCTGACGATCCCCCATTGTGTCTCGGCGCAGGCCTCGTCGAGGCAGACATTGGTCATCCACAGCGCGCCATTGGCAAAGCCGACACCCTCGCCGGTGACGATCAGGTCGGCGTAATCCTGGCTGGCCAGCGCTGCCTGGATGTCGGGCGTGAGGATAGTGTCGAAATTCTCGACCAGATCCTCGGGGGTCTCGATCTCGTAGCTGACTTCAGCGCCATTGATGGCCAGGGGATAAAAGGCCAGGTCGGCAAAGGCGGTTCGGTCGTCGAACAGGAATGCATCCTGCAAGGCCCCGAAAGCCTCGCCGAACAGGTCGGAATCGCCATGAATGTTCTCGATCGAGGCCAGAACCTCTTCGCTCTGGGCCATGGCCGGCATGGTGGATGCGAAAAGGGCGACGAGGGCGATTTGGCTCAGGCGCATAATGGCTCCAGATGGCTGGTGTTGACGGCCTTTGTCAGGCTGCGGGCTTTTCCGCCATGATCATGTAGTTGATCGCCATGTCAGAAGAACGGCGCCATTCGTCGCCGATGGGATGAAACACCACGCCGGTCTCATGGATCACGCGCAGCCCGTTGCGGGTGAGCAGGGTCTTGATTTCCTCGGGCGTCAGAAACTTGTTCCAGTCATGCGTGCCCTTGGGCAGCCAGCGCAGCACCTGCTCGGCACCAAACACGGCAAAGAGCTTTGCCCGTAAGGTGCGGTTGAGCGTCGCCGTCAGCGTCAGTCCGCCAGGCCTCACGAGATCGGCGCAGCTCTTCATGTAGAGCGGCACATTGTCGACATGCTCCACCACTTCCATGTTGAGCACGAGATCGTATTTCTGGCCCTTTGCGGCCAGGGCCTCGCTGGTTGTGGCCTCATAGGCGATATCGAGGCCGGACTGTTCGGCATGGATTTTCGCGATGGCGATATTGCGCTCGGCCGCGTCGATCCCGGTCACCGTGGCGCCGAGCCGTGCCAGCGGTTCGCAGAGCAACCCGCCGCCGCAGCCGACATCGAGGATGTTCAGCCCCGCGAAGGGCCGCATGTCATTGCCGTCACGACCAAAATGGCTGAGCAAATATTCGCGGATATAGCCCAGCCGCACCGGGTTGAACTTGTGCAGCGGCTTGAACTTGCCCTTGGGGTCCCACCACTCTTCAGCCATGGCGGTAAATTTGGCCACTTCGGCGTCATTGATGGTGGTCTCGGTCATGGCTGCAGCTCCTGTTGGCCGCATATGAGCCCGATGACATGGCAGAGGCAAGGCGCGGGTGGTCGCAGCCAATGGGCAATGGTCATAGCCACTCGCTTCCCCTATGGTGCCGCCCGTCTTCTCCAGCCCGATTGCCGCCCTTGTCACCTTCTGCTCGCCTGCAAGCCGTTCTCGAATTGACCCGGGAAATCGACCTCATCGCACGTCCTGCCGATGCGGTGATTTCCGCCTGGGTGCGCTCCCGCCGCGACATTGGCGACAAGGATCGCGGTGCGATCCTCGACCTCACGCAAAGGTTGATGCGTCATCATGCGCGTTTGGGCTGGTGGCTCGACCGAGCCGGCGCCGAGGACAATGTTCGCAGTCGCCTGCTCGCCTGGTTGCGCCTCGATGGCTATGCACCAGACCGGATTTCGGGCCTGTTCAATGGCGGCGACGATGCTCCTCTTCGCCTCGACGAAAGCGAGCGCGTTTTGCTGGGCAAGTTGGATGGCGCCAATATCGTGCATGCCGACATGCCGGACGAGACCCGCGTCGAATGCCCGGATTGGGCAGCGGATGCGCTGCGCCGCCGCTTTGGCGACGATTTCCTCATGGAAATGACGGCCATGCTGACCGAACCGCCACTGGACCTGCGTGCCAACACACTTAAAACCGATCGCGATACCATGCTACGCGCTGTGCATGACCTTGGTTTCAAGGCCAAGGCCGCGTTGCTCTCGCCGCTGGGCATTCGGGTCGACGAACGGCTGTCGCTTGATCGCCTGCCCATGCTCAGGGCCGGCGAAGTCGAAATCCAGGACGAGGGCTCGCAGCTGGTCGCCATGCTGGTCGACGCCAGGCCGGGCGATCGCGTGGTCGATTTCTGCGCCGGGGCCGGGGGCAAGACCTTGGCGCTGGCCGCGCAGATGAAGAACAAGGGCCATATCGTGGCCTGCGACGTCAACGAAGGCCGTCTCAAGCGCGCGGTGGAGCGTTTCCGCAAGGCCGGCGTGCACAATGCCGAAACGCGGCTGCTGTCGAGCGAAAGCGACAAATGGGTCAAGCGGCATAAGCTCGGCTTCGATCGTGTGCTGATCGATGCCCCTTGCAGCGGTACCGGCACCTGGCGGCGCAACCCGGATGCGCGCTGGCGGCCGGAGGAAGAGCAGGGGCTCGAGGCGCTGATCGTGCTGCAGGGAAAAATCCTCACCAGCGCGGCGCGACTGGTCAAGCCCGGCGGACGGCTGGTCTATGCAACGTGTTCGCTGTTGCCGGAAGAAAACGAAGACCAGATCGCACGGTTTCTTGCGGCGCATCCGGACTATTCCGTGGTGCCGCTCTCCGAAGCCGCACCGCAAATCACCAATTCGGCGCATCCAGACCATCTGTCCCTCACGCCGGCACGGCATGGCACGGATGGCTTCTTTGCGGCGGTGCTGCAACGAAAGGCGGCCGTTGAAGGCATTTGAGACTGCCATACATTCGATGTCACCCCGGCCTTGAGCCGGGACCCATCTCGAGATGGCCGTCCTACCGCAAGGTCGCCGTGCTCTTCATCGACACCTCGCGGCTGTGCCAGAATATCGAGATGGCCCCGGCACAAGGCCGGGGTGACGCTGTGGGTGGGGAAGAGCAGGTGGGAATTCAACCCGCATACGCCCATTGATCGCGTCACCGCTTTGTCGTATCTCCCGCGCCAAGAATAGCGTACCGCCGGGTTCGGCGTGCAGTGCTTTGGATT includes these proteins:
- the ilvD gene encoding dihydroxy-acid dehydratase; this translates as MPAYRSRTTTHGRNMAGARGLWRATGMKDGDFGKPIIAVVNSFTQFVPGHVHLKDLGQLVAREIEAAGGVAKEFNTIAVDDGIAMGHDGMLYSLPSRDIIADSVEYMVNAHTADAMVCISNCDKITPGMLNAAMRLNIPVVFVSGGPMEAGKAMIKGKLQALDLVDAMVMAADEHYTDEEVQAVEEAACPTCGSCSGMFTANSMNCLTEALGLSLPGNGSTLATHSDRKRLFQEAGHLIVDLARRWYEQDDASVLPRSIATKAAFENAMALDISMGGSTNTVLHILAAAYEGGVDFTMDDINRLSLKVPVLSKVAPAKNDVHMEDVHRAGGIFAILGQLDRAGLINRSEPTVHAATMGDAIDKWDISRTNSESVRNFYMAAPGGVRTTQAFSQSNRWAELDLDRQNGVIRSAETPFSKDGGLAVLKGNIALDGCIVKTAGVDESILKFTGPARVFESQDATVKAILSNEIKAGDVLVIRYEGPRGGPGMQEMLYPTSYLKSKGLGKACALLTDGRFSGGTSGLSIGHASPEAAEGGAIGLVREGDIVEIDIPNRTVNVLVSDAELATRRAEQDKLGWKPAKPRKRNVTTALKAYAALVTSASKGAVRDTKAIDKLWN
- the ubiG gene encoding bifunctional 2-polyprenyl-6-hydroxyphenol methylase/3-demethylubiquinol 3-O-methyltransferase UbiG translates to MTETTINDAEVAKFTAMAEEWWDPKGKFKPLHKFNPVRLGYIREYLLSHFGRDGNDMRPFAGLNILDVGCGGGLLCEPLARLGATVTGIDAAERNIAIAKIHAEQSGLDIAYEATTSEALAAKGQKYDLVLNMEVVEHVDNVPLYMKSCADLVRPGGLTLTATLNRTLRAKLFAVFGAEQVLRWLPKGTHDWNKFLTPEEIKTLLTRNGLRVIHETGVVFHPIGDEWRRSSDMAINYMIMAEKPAA
- a CDS encoding RsmB/NOP family class I SAM-dependent RNA methyltransferase; this encodes MTREIDLIARPADAVISAWVRSRRDIGDKDRGAILDLTQRLMRHHARLGWWLDRAGAEDNVRSRLLAWLRLDGYAPDRISGLFNGGDDAPLRLDESERVLLGKLDGANIVHADMPDETRVECPDWAADALRRRFGDDFLMEMTAMLTEPPLDLRANTLKTDRDTMLRAVHDLGFKAKAALLSPLGIRVDERLSLDRLPMLRAGEVEIQDEGSQLVAMLVDARPGDRVVDFCAGAGGKTLALAAQMKNKGHIVACDVNEGRLKRAVERFRKAGVHNAETRLLSSESDKWVKRHKLGFDRVLIDAPCSGTGTWRRNPDARWRPEEEQGLEALIVLQGKILTSAARLVKPGGRLVYATCSLLPEENEDQIARFLAAHPDYSVVPLSEAAPQITNSAHPDHLSLTPARHGTDGFFAAVLQRKAAVEGI